From Mycobacterium colombiense CECT 3035:
CCAAGACCATCCAGCGCCGAGGGTTATTGCCGCCGGGATTCAAGGCACGCTTGGCAGCGACTCACCGCAGTTCTTTCAGTGCCGCTGGGAGGACGGGGCTCCGACACTGACGCTGCTCTGATTCCGTACCCGTGCACCGCGGCGTACGGCGCTGTCGGTAGCGAAGCCGTGCTGACGCGTGTCGTTGCACTGTCTTACATGTTCCCGTCGGCACGCTGCCGGAGAATCGTGTTCATGAACTTCGAACCACCCGGCGCACTTGGACGCTGCAAGCCCGCACCTTGGCGGGCGGCGGGAACCGCCGTACTCGTCCAAGGCCCGCGACGACGACTCGCGTTGGAATCTCGTGAACGAGCGCCCCATTTGCAGGATGTGCAAACGTCTGAGAGAGACGCGCTCCTCGCGCCGGGGTGACGGTGAACGTCGCCGATGGCACGGCTTGTACATTCGACCCGGACGACTGGATCCTGATCGGGCCGACGATCGCCAATGGATGAGGCCTTCAACGACGAGGCATCGGTGGGGTATGTATTCGATTTCCGCAATTCGGACGTCGTCGTCGTCGACGTAATGGGCGCGAAGATAGGTCCCACCGTCGTACCCGTGCTTTACCGCCATGACGGCACGCGGACGTCCATCGAGGGAAGTGCATTCTGTATTGCTTCGTCACCCGACTCACCTCAGGCGCTGTACGTAACCGCCAGACACGTAGTTGAACAACTGGTGCCGCCTCGATTGGGTGTCGAGCCCTTCGTACTGATCCCGGGTAACGAACTGCATGTCGACGGAGCTACCCCCAGATACCTGCACGCTGTGCCCATCAAGCACGTGACTATGGCCGAAACCTATTGTGACGTCGCTGTGCTGATTGTCGATAGAAGCGACAGTCCAACAGAAGGGATCGTGCCGAAAACGTTGCGCTTGTCCAGCTCTGAGCCGGCCGTGGGAGAGCACTGTATGGCGCTCGGCTACCCACAGAACGTGGACGAGCTTCTATATATCCTTCAAGCCTCGCGTGGTCGGATCGAGGAAGTGCATCCCCGACAACGCGACTCCTCGTTGGTCGACTTTCCGAGCTTTCGTACAACAGGCACGTACTTACCGAGCATGAGTGGCGGGCCAATCGTCGCCGATGACATGGATGTCATTGGCGTGGTCTCAACGGGCACCGACACTGCTGACGGGCAGCCCTTGGGGTACGGAGCATGTGTCGCTTCAATCCTTGAGCTGACCGTCAACATGTTGGACGGCAACGGCGTTCGTCGCGATTTTCGTATTCCTGATCTACTACGTGAGGGTTACATTAAGCGGGGGGACGGCGACTTAGAGATGACCCGAACACCGGGTGGTGTTGAGCTTCGTTGGTTATAGCCGCGAACACGACGGCCCGTTGTTGTCCACGTTGACTCGCGTCAAATCGCCGTTGCGCTAGTCGTGTGCTAGGGGAGTGGGTAATGGTATGTCTGGGCAGGTCAGATGTTTTGCGCGACAATGGGATTGAAGCAGGTTCGGTGCGTGTGCAGTGGCGTGTCCATTGAAGGGCAGGGACGAGATGCAATATTTCGCTGACTTCAACATCGGTAGCGACGAATGCCATGGCCTAGTGCGAGTGCACTGCGACGACGATGCCGATCATAAGACCTTCATGGGTGCCAAGGCCGAGCGGTGGTCGCCGCGCGCTGGCTGGTTCGACCTTCCGCATTTTCAGCTCGACTTCGTTTATGGCGGCGAAGACATTACCCGCGACTACGCGCCGCTCGCCGCCGACCGCGTGGAAGCGGCCATGGAGTCGTATCGCAAGTATTGCGGCAGGTTCGACTCGTTGCCGTAGTTGCCACGGTCTTCGGAGACTGAGCTGCTGGCGCATCACCTAGAACGGCCCGACTAAGAACACGGTCTCCGAGGTCGCCGCCTGGTTTACTTTCATTTGCAATGGAAGCGAAGAATGATTCAGGTCAGGCATTCGCGCAGTGGTTATCCAGCCTGACGGTGATGACTGGTACGCAGCACGCGGCCAAGGCCTGGCGGGAGCACCGCTACCGGTTCGCCCACCGCTTGGGGGACGCGCTTGCCGGCGCGACCCATACTGCTGAGGCCGTCTCCGGACCGGTCATCTACGGCATCTGGCTCGAGTGGGGGTGTCTTTATGTCGGACAGACGACTGATGCATCGCGGCGGCTGCGGGACTTGCCGGTCGGGGAAAGCCATCACGTCGCCACAACTTTTCCTCCTGAAACCTGGGATCGCATCATCGTGGTCACGTGGCCCGCGCTACCGGAAGCGAATAACCTTCGAGCCGACTTGGACCAAAAGACGATTGGGCTAGCACTTGAATACAAATTGCAGGTTCGGCTTAATCCGTTGGTGAATTCGTGGCAGCGAACGCGCGATGGTGGTTGGCGCGCGGTCGAGTGGCAAAGGAGCATGTCGTTGGGCGCTCGGTCGGCAGCAGCAATCGGTAGCTTGGCAGACCAAGTCGATGCGCTTTTCGACCTTGCAGTGAATCATGAGGTGGGATGTACAGCGCTTCCTGACAGTGTGCGTTGCGTCAGGCCAAAGCAATTCCTGACCGATAAATCTGCGCTCAACTCGACGCCGGGCGGCCGGTACTGATACCGAGAATCGGGATTATGAAAATCCGCACCTGGGCAGTCGGTGCCCTGCTGGCGGTCACTTCGGTAGCCGCTGGCTTGGGCATCCCTACCGCATCTGCTGATGACCAGGCTGCGACGGTGAACAGTTGTTGGTCCGGCCCAGAAACCAAGCCGTCAGAAATGACGATTATCTGCGACAACACCCTGCGCGTTGACAAAATAACCTGGAGCAACTGGAGCGCTGTTCGCGCATCAGGCCGTGGTACTCAGTTTCTGGTGGTCTGCGAACCGGACTGCGCTACTGGCACGCCGATCTACACCCCGGTGGCGATCACCCTGGAGGGTGCCAACGCGCCAGATTTTCGGTTCACTAGCGCAACGATCACCAGCCTGACCACTGGTGAGGTCCACTCCTACCCGCTGGGTGGCTAGCTGGTGGCGCAACATCAAGAATGTATTTCAGAGGAACAACGTGACCAATCCCGAACCGCGCGTCGTCTACGGGTACAACCTGCTCGTAGACCAGAACGGCGAAAAGACCACCTACAAGGACATGTACGTTGACATGGCCTCGGCGCTTGCGTGGCCCGCATGGAAGCCGGGCCATGCGTGGTTCAAGCTGCTGCCGCTCGCGGAGATCGGCACGCTTTGTGGGCTACGGAACGAGCCGTGCCTGTCCGCGCTCGTGCGTGAACAGGACCGCATCCGCATCGGCAAGGGCTACCAGACGGCGCACTTCAACTGCCACGGCGTGAGCCTGGTGGGCCACACTGTTGGCGACGACTTCGATTGCCCGCGCTGTGTGGAGGGCGGCCCGCATTGGGAAATCATTCAGAAAGCCGCGAAGGCCGAGACCCGACTGGTCCGAGCGCACACGTACGGGCACTGGTGAACGGCGCGCAGCCACGTAGCAATCCGACCTCCCACTGCC
This genomic window contains:
- a CDS encoding S1 family peptidase, producing the protein MDEAFNDEASVGYVFDFRNSDVVVVDVMGAKIGPTVVPVLYRHDGTRTSIEGSAFCIASSPDSPQALYVTARHVVEQLVPPRLGVEPFVLIPGNELHVDGATPRYLHAVPIKHVTMAETYCDVAVLIVDRSDSPTEGIVPKTLRLSSSEPAVGEHCMALGYPQNVDELLYILQASRGRIEEVHPRQRDSSLVDFPSFRTTGTYLPSMSGGPIVADDMDVIGVVSTGTDTADGQPLGYGACVASILELTVNMLDGNGVRRDFRIPDLLREGYIKRGDGDLEMTRTPGGVELRWL